The proteins below come from a single Prolixibacter sp. NT017 genomic window:
- a CDS encoding prohibitin family protein, with product MNFKRSYLILAAIVVVVVVFFSSSMFFTIEPGERAVIFRKFSTGLDKEHVYLPGFHMIAPWNKLFVYDVKEKKREETMDVLDKNGLSIKMDVSIRFNPVHNRIGYLHETFGKDYIDQLIIPEIRSTVRRVAGRYTAEEIYSTKRSEVESAIIDEARKVMEQNNIDLRALLIRSINLPNEIKMAIESKLKQEQEALAYQFRLEKEKSEAERKRIQAEGIAAYNDIINKSLTDKILKQRGIEATLELANSQNSKVIVIGAGDNGLPLILNNN from the coding sequence ATGAATTTTAAACGATCCTATCTTATTCTTGCTGCTATTGTTGTTGTCGTTGTTGTTTTTTTCAGTAGTAGTATGTTTTTTACTATCGAACCTGGCGAACGCGCCGTTATCTTCCGGAAGTTTTCGACGGGATTGGATAAGGAACATGTCTATCTCCCCGGATTCCATATGATTGCTCCCTGGAACAAACTCTTCGTTTATGACGTGAAGGAAAAGAAGCGTGAAGAAACAATGGACGTGCTCGATAAAAATGGTTTGTCCATCAAAATGGACGTTTCCATTCGTTTCAATCCGGTTCATAATCGCATTGGATACCTGCACGAAACCTTCGGTAAGGACTACATTGACCAGCTGATTATTCCTGAAATTCGTTCAACTGTCAGGCGCGTAGCGGGCCGCTACACTGCCGAGGAGATTTATTCGACCAAACGGTCAGAGGTGGAGTCCGCTATTATCGATGAAGCCCGGAAAGTGATGGAGCAAAATAACATCGACTTACGTGCTCTGTTGATTCGCTCCATTAATCTGCCTAACGAGATTAAAATGGCGATTGAAAGCAAGCTGAAACAGGAGCAGGAAGCGCTGGCTTATCAATTCCGTCTGGAGAAAGAGAAAAGCGAAGCTGAACGGAAACGGATTCAGGCTGAAGGTATCGCCGCGTACAACGATATCATCAATAAATCGTTGACGGATAAAATATTGAAGCAGCGCGGTATTGAGGCGACGTTGGAATTGGCTAATTCACAAAACTCCAAGGTGATTGTGATTGGTGCCGGAGATAACGGTCTGCCGTTGATTTTGAACAATAACTAA
- a CDS encoding DUF4293 domain-containing protein, translating into MLQRIQSIYLLGALLLIVALFFVPFAEIVGSDGSIYVFDKAGIYLQGAKDPEILYGGLAIQVFLGIIVLVNLVTIFSFKKRIRQIRLSVFNILLMIGLSGVIYYFASHSAKLLGGKFSFEPSLVMPLIAVVLTYLAIRSIGRDEALVRSIDRIR; encoded by the coding sequence ATGTTACAACGAATACAGTCCATTTATCTGTTGGGAGCACTGTTGTTAATAGTGGCCCTGTTTTTTGTGCCGTTTGCCGAAATAGTCGGGAGCGACGGTTCTATTTACGTTTTCGACAAAGCGGGAATTTACCTGCAGGGAGCCAAAGACCCGGAGATTCTCTACGGCGGTCTTGCTATTCAGGTTTTCCTGGGAATTATTGTGCTGGTGAACCTGGTTACTATTTTCTCCTTCAAGAAACGGATTCGTCAGATTCGGCTGTCGGTTTTCAATATCCTGCTGATGATTGGCTTGTCGGGCGTTATCTACTATTTCGCATCGCACAGCGCCAAACTGCTCGGTGGAAAATTCAGCTTTGAACCCAGCCTGGTGATGCCCTTGATCGCTGTGGTGCTGACATACCTGGCTATTCGCAGCATTGGCCGCGACGAGGCGCTGGTCCGCTCCATCGACCGCATTCGTTAG
- a CDS encoding GAF domain-containing protein translates to MQTDFQHILNGIKTLFDASKSREQLLADICAKLKEEVYHYDWVGFYLLNESNNELVLGPYVGKPTEHTHIPVGKGVCGQVAESGESKVVQDVSAENNYIACSIDVQSEIVVPVMKNGKFVAEIDIDSHSAGPFTDEDEQFLGTICKMVAERF, encoded by the coding sequence ATGCAAACTGATTTTCAACATATCCTGAATGGCATAAAAACGCTGTTCGATGCATCGAAGAGCCGTGAGCAACTACTGGCCGACATTTGCGCCAAACTGAAAGAAGAGGTCTACCATTACGATTGGGTGGGCTTTTACCTGTTGAATGAAAGCAACAACGAACTAGTATTAGGTCCGTATGTTGGCAAACCGACGGAACACACCCATATCCCGGTAGGAAAAGGCGTGTGTGGACAGGTAGCCGAAAGCGGTGAGAGTAAAGTGGTGCAGGATGTGAGTGCCGAAAACAATTACATTGCCTGCAGCATCGATGTACAAAGTGAGATTGTGGTTCCGGTAATGAAAAACGGAAAATTCGTGGCCGAAATCGATATCGATTCGCACTCGGCCGGCCCGTTTACCGATGAAGATGAGCAATTTCTCGGAACCATTTGTAAAATGGTTGCCGAACGGTTTTGA
- the pyrI gene encoding aspartate carbamoyltransferase regulatory subunit codes for MKKQLNVSAIKQGTVIDHIPTTALFKVISILKLDECKDMVTFGNNLDSNVMEGKAIIKVENRFFKDKEINKIALVAPHAKLNTIKDYEVVEKYVVEIPDEIQDIARCFNPKCITNNENIDTHFEVISKSPVALKCHYCEKITHQDQMDIK; via the coding sequence ATGAAAAAGCAATTAAACGTAAGTGCCATTAAGCAAGGTACCGTTATCGATCATATCCCCACCACTGCCCTTTTCAAAGTAATTTCCATTCTGAAGCTCGACGAATGCAAAGACATGGTCACCTTTGGAAATAATCTCGACAGTAATGTGATGGAAGGAAAAGCCATCATCAAGGTGGAAAACCGTTTCTTCAAAGACAAAGAGATCAATAAAATCGCACTGGTAGCACCACACGCCAAACTCAACACCATCAAAGACTACGAAGTGGTGGAAAAATACGTCGTCGAAATTCCGGATGAAATTCAGGATATCGCACGTTGCTTCAATCCGAAATGCATCACGAACAACGAAAATATCGACACGCATTTCGAAGTAATTTCCAAATCACCGGTAGCTTTGAAATGCCATTATTGTGAAAAAATCACCCATCAGGATCAGATGGATATCAAATAG